A genomic region of Alnus glutinosa chromosome 11, dhAlnGlut1.1, whole genome shotgun sequence contains the following coding sequences:
- the LOC133882528 gene encoding protein FAR-RED ELONGATED HYPOCOTYL 3-like gives MTTTQRSESMNAFFYGYVHSSTTLKEFVDQYDSALRRKVENESVADFVSFNETVACLSRFPFEKNFQQLYTIAKLKEVQEEIKEVMYSSNSLITREGAMCTYQVTEQVQINDAYTKKVCFIVYYNESSCEVNCSCCLFESRGILCKHVISVLNIVGVTSLPEKYFLNRWRKGLNRKYKRISSSYDSGSCNPNAERYSDLCKDLLVLAEIASNSVEHYMTVKNCALMLTMQFSGSICEHSPPSQALVSGSTTCNLFIDGTTVESNKVRSPLAVRMRGKPPSNRIVSEVEKAVKKKTRGKKNQTSNTNGKQNSSKKKICEETQQYALDTNEALLSSITNIQHDNVIGTQNSVITQGSQIMQNHVVPRFSNEGMCSLERL, from the exons ATGACTACCACACAACGGAGTGAAAGTATGAATGCttttttttatggttatgtGCACTCATCAACCACATTGAAGGAATTTGTTGATCAATACGATAGCGCTTTGCGTAGAAAGGTTGAGAATGAGAGTGTTGCTGATTTCGTCTCTTTTAATGAGACAGTTGCATGTCTAAGTAGGTTTCCTTTTGAGAAGAACTTTCAACAACTTTACACCATCGCAAAGTTGAAAGAAGTACAAGAGGAGATTAAAGAAGTGATGTATAGTAGTAATTCTCTTATCACAAGAGAAGGTGCAATGTGTACTTATCAAGTGACTGAACAGGTACAAATTAATGATGCGTACACGAAAAAGGTATGCTTTATTGTTTATTACAATGAATCTTCATGCGAAGTGAATTGTAGTTGTTGCTTGTTTGAATCAAGAGGAATTTTGTGCAAACATGTCATATCTGTATTGAATATAGTTGGAGTCACATCATTGCctgaaaagtattttcttaaCCGATGGAGGAAGGGCTTGAATCGAAAATATAAACGAATTAGCAGCAGTTATGATTCAGGTAGTTGCAACCCTAATGCAGAAAGATATTCCGACTTGTGCAAAGATTTGCTTGTTTTGGCAGAAATCGCCTCAAATAGCGTGGAGCATTACATGACAGTGAAAAATTGTGCTCTTATGTTAACGATGCAATTCAGTGGTTCGATCTGTGAACATAGTCCACCTTCTCAAGCACTTGTTAGTGGTTCTACTACCTGTAATTTGTTTATTGATGGTACGACGGTAGAAAGTAATAAGGTTCGTAGCCCTCTCGCGGTTCGAATGAGAGGGAAGCCACCATCAAATAGGATAGTTTCTGAAGTAGAAAAAGCGGTGAAAAAGAAGACACGAGgaaaaaagaatcaaacaaGTAACACAAATGGTAAACAAAATagttccaagaaaaag ATTTGCGAAGAAACACAACAATATGCATTGGACACAAATGAAGCTTTGTTATCTTCCATAACTAATATTCAGCATGACAATGTAATCGGAACTCAAAATAGTGTAATTACTCAG GGATCTCAAATCATGCAGAATCATGTTGTGCCTCGTTTTTCCAACGAAG GTATGTGCAGTTTGGAGAGGCTTTGA